Within Kineothrix sp. MB12-C1, the genomic segment GCCCGAATTCATCCAGCGTATATTCCGATGCATTAATTCCCACGAATTCATATTCAGGATAACTGGATTTTATATTATTAAACTGCTTCCAATCCCCCTTCCCAGTCAATGTATTATCATAAATTGCAGCGACCTTGGTTGCCTTAGGCTGAAACTTAATGGCAATGTCTATCGTGTCCTTCAAATAGAGCTCTTCTACTGCACCGGTAATGTAAGGATTCTCTCCTGCCGTTATCGCCAGTTCTTTATCATTAATACAGAAAAAAACCATAGAAATCCCTGCGAAAAGCTCCTCCTGATGAGCCATCGCGAACTTCAGCGCAGCATCATCCCCTAATAGGATGGCATCATACGCCTTACTATTTTTAATCTTATATTGAAGACTCTGATAGAATAAATCTTCGTTTTCTTTCCTATCAAACCTCTTCATATCCATATATTCAATATCGAGTTGAATATTATTGCCTTTAAAGGCCTGACGAATCCCTTCCTTCTGTAAATCTACAGTATCGAAACTTTCGCTATAGGAGCTTATAAAAAGTACACGCTTTGCCGGAAAATAATCTTTCTCAACAAATACACTCCTTTCCCTGTAAAAAAACAGATAAAAAACCAATACCGATAAGATTAACACAAGTAAGCTAACCCCTATCGCTACTCTTCGTGCCGTTATCTTTTCTTCTTTTGTCATATTACTAAATCCCCTCTATAATGTATTACAAAAAATGTAAAACAAGTGTCTGATCTAACGAAGTATCGTGAAAGGCTAAATATAGAGATGAAAATAAGTTTTCAATCCTCAATTTGGAGGATGATTATGCAAGCATATTATAACTTATTTTAATAGAAAGTGAAAGCTTTATTACCAACTAAGGATAAGATTGTTTTAAGATTACTTTGCGTTTTACAAGACAATACCGTTTATCTTTTCAGTAATTGACATAACCAGACAATATTGTATAACAAAAAGGTATAATATGGGAATTAATTTTCAATAGGGATTTTACGAACAATGAGCAGGAAATTAAATTAATGGACAAACGAATTATAGGACTTATAAGTATTATCATTACTTTCTTTTTGATTGTAACCGTTACCACACAAATAGATAATAATTCATCGGCAAGTATAGATTATTTTGAAGGTTTACACTTTTCTATCGGTAAAGGTGTAAATACACAGGATATTTATTGCTATTATGCGGAAGCCGATGATTCCAATTATTTATTTCTACCTGCCTATGCGTCCGATATACAAGTAAACATTTCACATCTGGATTGTGCCTATTTTACCTATCAGGGCACCGTCTATCAGCAGGGTGATCTTTTCATTGACAAGCGCGGAAAAACGAACGAACTGATTTTCTATGACAAAGACGGAACTATCCTTCAACAAGGAAATTTGAAAGTTTATCAATCGGCCAATATCCCGTGCATCGATATTTCTACCGCTTCAGGAAGTATGTCTCATATTTATGAAAACAAGGAAAACAAAGAAGAAGGTATGATAAAAGTACTTTCCGAAACCGGAGATTTATTACGTTACGATAACTTCTCTGCTCTTCACGGTCGAGGAAATACCTCATGGGAAAGCGACAAAAAGGGATTCGAGCTCCGCTTTGACAACCC encodes:
- a CDS encoding CotH kinase family protein; amino-acid sequence: MDKRIIGLISIIITFFLIVTVTTQIDNNSSASIDYFEGLHFSIGKGVNTQDIYCYYAEADDSNYLFLPAYASDIQVNISHLDCAYFTYQGTVYQQGDLFIDKRGKTNELIFYDKDGTILQQGNLKVYQSANIPCIDISTASGSMSHIYENKENKEEGMIKVLSETGDLLRYDNFSALHGRGNTSWESDKKGFELRFDNPVDMLGMKPANRFILLSNYYDSTYLRNKIGMDLGTSLLMGSTPQSQFVDLYINGNYAGLYQIMERIGLESNQTDVKSDYLLEIDYLERTVDKNYILLENKQPIVIKEWNNTLSDKELKQIESKISNSHQGAYGFNLFILVY